One genomic window of Candidatus Polarisedimenticolia bacterium includes the following:
- a CDS encoding AIR synthase related protein, with protein sequence MLSESQERMLVVVRRGAEERIREVFRKWDLESVPVGTVTEGGRLKVRFRGAKVADIPVKPISEGAPVLKRPTRPQENGAPLDLARLKDVANPLRALKGLLGSLNLCSRDWIYRQYDHMVRTNTIVRPGSDAAVIRIKGSPHALALTTDCNSRYCMLDPRAGARQAVAEAARNLACSGAVPQALTDCLNFGNPERPEVMWQFSECVDGITEACHALEIPVVSGNVSFYNETEGKGIYPTPTIGMVGIIEDARAAVQSSFQREGDLVVLLGRMGEELGGSEYLFQAHHREEGPPPALDLALEEAVQYACIEAIGEGLISSAHDCSDGGFAVALAECCIQRDAGVGAEVEIPAGARLDALLFGETQSRILLSLPQASLARIEKICEEREAPLAVLGKVGGNKMKVTVGGEVALQPAVSELRKIWRDALPEWMG encoded by the coding sequence ATGCTGTCGGAATCGCAGGAGCGCATGCTCGTGGTGGTGCGGCGCGGCGCGGAGGAGCGCATCCGCGAGGTGTTCCGCAAGTGGGACCTCGAGTCGGTGCCGGTCGGGACCGTCACCGAAGGGGGCCGCCTCAAAGTTCGCTTCCGCGGAGCCAAAGTGGCCGATATTCCGGTGAAGCCGATTTCCGAAGGGGCCCCGGTCTTGAAGCGGCCGACGCGTCCGCAGGAAAATGGCGCGCCCCTCGATCTCGCGCGGCTGAAGGACGTGGCGAATCCGCTGCGGGCGCTGAAAGGGCTTCTGGGAAGCCTGAACCTTTGCAGCCGCGACTGGATCTATCGCCAGTACGATCACATGGTCCGCACCAACACGATCGTCAGGCCCGGATCGGATGCTGCTGTGATCCGCATCAAAGGCTCGCCGCACGCGCTGGCCCTGACCACCGACTGCAACAGCCGCTACTGCATGCTGGACCCGCGCGCCGGCGCGCGTCAGGCGGTGGCCGAGGCGGCGCGCAACCTGGCCTGCTCCGGAGCGGTGCCGCAGGCCCTCACCGACTGCCTGAACTTCGGCAATCCAGAGCGGCCTGAGGTGATGTGGCAGTTCTCCGAGTGCGTCGACGGCATCACGGAAGCCTGCCACGCGCTGGAGATCCCGGTCGTGAGCGGCAACGTCTCGTTCTACAACGAGACCGAAGGCAAGGGAATCTATCCGACCCCGACGATCGGGATGGTCGGAATCATCGAGGATGCGCGGGCCGCGGTCCAGAGCAGCTTCCAGAGGGAAGGGGACCTGGTCGTCCTGCTGGGACGCATGGGGGAGGAGCTCGGCGGATCGGAATATCTTTTCCAGGCGCACCATCGGGAGGAGGGTCCGCCTCCGGCCCTCGACCTGGCCCTTGAAGAAGCCGTGCAGTACGCTTGCATCGAGGCAATCGGCGAGGGGCTGATCAGCTCGGCGCACGATTGCAGCGACGGGGGCTTCGCGGTGGCGCTGGCGGAGTGCTGCATCCAGCGCGACGCCGGAGTCGGGGCGGAGGTCGAGATTCCTGCGGGAGCGAGGCTCGACGCCCTGCTGTTCGGCGAGACGCAGTCGCGCATCCTCCTGTCCTTGCCGCAGGCCTCTCTGGCGCGCATCGAGAAGATCTGCGAGGAGCGCGAGGCGCCGCTGGCGGTGCTCGGGAAGGTCGGCGGAAACAAGATGAAGGTCACGGTCGGCGGCGAGGTGGCGCTGCAGCCCGCCGTGTCGGAGCTGCGCAAGATCTGGCGCGATGCGCTGCCGGAATGGATGGGATAA
- the purF gene encoding amidophosphoribosyltransferase, whose amino-acid sequence MRNVRIEDDRFHDECGVFGVFGHPEAAHLTYLGLHALQHRGQESAGIVSSDGARLFAERGMGHVGKVFTKAHLERLVGNMAIGHVRYSTAGESKLINAQPLRIESHRGEMAIGHNGNLVNAARVRGELERSGSIFQTTSDTEVVLHLIARSQAETLEEAIVDALKQVEGAFSLVFLFPGKLIAVRDPRGFRPLSLGRLGSATLVTSESCALDLIDAEFVRDIKPGEMIVVTEDGTASYHPFPEAAPAPCIFEYVYFARPDSQLYGRSVNLVRKRLGRELAIEQPADADLVVPVPDSGVSAALGYSEQSGIPFELALVRNHYIGRTFIEPRQSIRHFGVKLKLNPVRHLIAGKRIILVDDSIVRGTTSRKIVAMVRAAGAREIHMRISCPPTTGPCHYGIDTPRRSELIASSQSVQEICGFIQADSLGYLSREGMYRAVGDPQSTFCDACYTGNYPVPVPRDARSGVRGVVRNGVKSR is encoded by the coding sequence ATGAGAAACGTCAGGATCGAGGACGATCGATTCCACGATGAGTGCGGCGTGTTCGGGGTCTTCGGGCACCCGGAGGCCGCGCACCTCACCTACCTGGGGCTGCACGCGCTGCAGCACCGGGGCCAGGAATCGGCCGGAATCGTCTCCTCCGACGGAGCGCGGCTGTTTGCCGAGCGCGGCATGGGACACGTCGGCAAGGTGTTCACCAAGGCCCACCTCGAGCGGCTGGTGGGCAACATGGCCATCGGGCACGTGCGCTACTCCACCGCCGGCGAGAGCAAGCTGATCAACGCGCAGCCCTTGCGCATCGAGAGCCATCGCGGCGAGATGGCGATTGGGCACAACGGCAACCTGGTCAACGCGGCGCGCGTCCGCGGCGAGCTGGAGCGCAGCGGGTCGATCTTCCAGACCACTTCCGATACCGAGGTGGTCCTCCACCTGATCGCCCGGTCCCAGGCGGAGACGCTGGAGGAAGCCATCGTCGATGCCCTCAAGCAGGTGGAAGGGGCTTTCTCCCTCGTCTTCCTGTTCCCGGGGAAGCTGATCGCCGTGCGCGACCCGCGCGGGTTCCGGCCGCTGTCGCTCGGGAGGCTCGGCTCGGCCACGCTGGTGACCTCCGAATCGTGCGCTCTGGACCTGATCGACGCCGAATTCGTTCGCGACATCAAGCCGGGGGAGATGATCGTGGTGACGGAGGACGGAACCGCCTCCTACCATCCCTTCCCGGAGGCGGCGCCGGCCCCCTGCATCTTCGAGTATGTCTATTTCGCCCGTCCCGACAGCCAGCTCTACGGCCGCAGCGTCAACCTGGTGCGCAAGAGACTGGGCCGGGAGCTGGCCATCGAGCAGCCGGCGGATGCCGACCTGGTCGTGCCGGTCCCCGACTCCGGGGTCTCCGCCGCGCTCGGGTATTCGGAGCAGTCGGGCATCCCCTTCGAGCTGGCGCTGGTGCGCAATCACTACATCGGCCGGACCTTCATCGAGCCGCGCCAGTCGATCCGCCACTTCGGAGTGAAGCTGAAGCTGAATCCCGTGCGCCATCTGATCGCCGGGAAACGCATCATCCTGGTCGACGACAGCATCGTGCGCGGGACCACGAGCCGGAAGATCGTCGCGATGGTGCGGGCCGCCGGCGCCCGGGAGATCCACATGCGCATCTCCTGCCCGCCGACGACCGGCCCGTGCCACTACGGAATCGACACGCCGCGCCGCTCGGAGCTGATTGCCTCGAGCCAGTCCGTGCAGGAGATCTGCGGCTTCATCCAGGCGGATTCTCTCGGCTACCTGAGCCGGGAGGGGATGTACCGCGCCGTGGGAGACCCCCAATCCACCTTCTGCGACGCCTGCTACACCGGGAACTACCCGGTTCCCGTGCCGCGCGATGCGCGCAGCGGCGTGCGCGGCGTGGTGCGCAACGGCGTCAAATCGCGCTGA